A window of the Gemmatimonadota bacterium genome harbors these coding sequences:
- the metG gene encoding methionine--tRNA ligase, with translation MSTFYITTPIYYVNDEPHIGHAYTTIMADVLSRFHRLAGDDVLFLTGTDEHGQKVDEAAKKRDLSPQAHADEMVVRFQALWEVLNISNDDFIRTTEARHKRVVSEILQRIYDAGEIYSDNYEGWYCIPDERFWTEKDLVDGNCPDCGRPTVKISEKNYFFRMSKYQDWLIEYIETHPNFIRPEKRRNEILGFLRQPLGDLCISRPKERLEWGIPLPFDEDYVCYVWFDALINYITAPGYIADDARFEHWWQASCHLIGKDILTTHCVYWPTMLKAIGVPLPKTIMGHGFWLVDETKMGKSLGNAIRPLDLSDKYGVDAFRYFLVRDMTLGQDSDFSEEAFVQRYNTELANELGNLLNRSVVMAARYLDGVVPAVDGNHAALDALKAQTQETLDAVGKAIDAMNPNAVLDAVWRLVREANRFVEVQAPWHLVKDASKRDELEVTIYALLETMRQLAVLLFPVIPSKACEIWRQLGAKGSPEDVHLDDLKTWGGLDANLKVAPGDPVFPRIEEVNVAEEKTEEDLISFLEFQKLKLRVAKIDAAERVKGADRLLQLQISLGDEQRQIVAGIAEFYEPEALVGQQIVVVANLEPATIRGVESQGMLLAASDDQGLTLVTPDNEISDGAEVN, from the coding sequence ATGAGTACATTTTATATTACAACACCGATTTATTACGTCAATGATGAACCCCATATCGGGCATGCGTACACGACGATTATGGCCGATGTGCTGTCGCGTTTTCACCGCCTGGCTGGCGATGATGTGTTGTTTTTGACGGGTACGGATGAGCACGGGCAGAAAGTGGATGAGGCGGCGAAAAAACGCGATTTGTCGCCGCAGGCACACGCAGATGAAATGGTGGTGCGATTTCAGGCGTTGTGGGAGGTTTTAAATATTTCTAACGATGATTTTATTCGCACTACCGAAGCGCGGCACAAGCGCGTTGTCTCCGAGATTTTGCAACGCATTTACGATGCGGGCGAGATTTATTCCGATAATTACGAGGGCTGGTATTGTATTCCGGACGAGCGGTTCTGGACGGAGAAGGATCTGGTTGATGGGAATTGTCCGGATTGCGGTCGGCCTACGGTGAAAATTTCGGAGAAGAATTACTTTTTTAGAATGAGTAAATATCAGGACTGGCTCATTGAGTATATTGAGACACATCCCAATTTTATTCGGCCGGAAAAGCGGCGCAACGAGATCCTCGGATTTTTGCGCCAGCCGCTGGGCGATCTGTGTATTTCTCGCCCTAAAGAGCGTTTGGAATGGGGGATTCCGCTTCCTTTTGATGAAGATTATGTCTGTTATGTGTGGTTCGATGCGCTGATCAATTATATCACGGCACCGGGTTATATCGCCGATGATGCGCGTTTTGAGCACTGGTGGCAGGCGTCTTGTCATTTGATTGGCAAGGATATTTTGACCACGCATTGCGTGTATTGGCCCACGATGCTCAAGGCGATAGGTGTGCCATTGCCCAAAACGATTATGGGGCATGGTTTTTGGCTCGTGGATGAGACAAAGATGGGGAAGTCGCTGGGCAATGCGATTCGACCTCTGGATCTGTCTGATAAATACGGGGTGGATGCGTTTCGGTATTTTCTGGTGCGCGATATGACGCTGGGGCAAGATAGCGATTTTAGCGAGGAGGCTTTTGTTCAGCGCTATAATACCGAGTTAGCCAATGAGTTGGGCAATTTGCTGAATCGCTCGGTGGTGATGGCTGCGCGATATTTGGATGGGGTTGTGCCTGCTGTTGATGGCAATCACGCGGCGCTTGATGCTTTGAAAGCGCAGACGCAGGAGACGCTCGATGCGGTGGGCAAAGCGATTGATGCGATGAATCCCAATGCGGTGCTGGATGCGGTTTGGCGGTTGGTGCGGGAGGCCAATCGGTTTGTCGAGGTGCAGGCGCCGTGGCATTTGGTGAAGGATGCGAGCAAGAGGGATGAGCTTGAGGTGACGATTTACGCGCTGCTGGAAACGATGCGGCAATTGGCCGTGTTGCTGTTTCCGGTGATTCCCTCAAAGGCGTGTGAGATTTGGCGACAACTCGGTGCAAAGGGATCGCCAGAAGATGTTCATTTGGATGATTTAAAAACATGGGGGGGGCTGGATGCCAATTTGAAGGTTGCGCCTGGCGATCCGGTGTTTCCGCGTATTGAGGAGGTCAATGTGGCAGAGGAAAAAACAGAAGAAGATTTGATTTCTTTTTTAGAATTTCAGAAGCTCAAGTTGCGCGTGGCAAAAATTGACGCAGCCGAGCGCGTGAAGGGGGCAGATCGCCTGTTGCAGTTGCAGATCAGTTTGGGCGATGAGCAACGCCAGATCGTCGCCGGGATTGCCGAGTTTTACGAGCCGGAGGCACTCGTGGGGCAGCAGATTGTTGTGGTTGCCAATCTGGAGCCAGCGACTATTCGCGGTGTCGAATCCCAGGGTATGCTGCTGGCGGCTTCCGATGATCAGGGCCTCACACTCGTGACGCCGGATAATGAGATTAGTGATGGGGCTGAGGTTAATTGA
- a CDS encoding GNAT family N-acetyltransferase, translating into MKRGKHIEVKIRPLRYSDAAAVQRYASDERVALTTNIPQPYPENGGEIFVRRSIRAHRNREGFSFAIVADGDMIGVVGLGAVDYEKRSVRCDYAIASSHWGRGITTRAVALALHYAFCELDMEIVHSACLKRNPASARVLEKNGFQEMDGFIYNSSKFENEPARRFQLTRQAWRKQNV; encoded by the coding sequence ATGAAACGCGGGAAGCACATAGAGGTTAAAATTCGCCCCTTGCGGTACAGCGATGCAGCAGCCGTACAGCGCTATGCCTCTGATGAACGCGTTGCTCTTACGACTAACATACCTCAACCATATCCGGAAAATGGTGGGGAAATATTCGTCAGAAGAAGCATTAGAGCACACAGAAATCGAGAGGGTTTCTCTTTCGCTATTGTTGCAGATGGCGATATGATTGGCGTGGTGGGACTCGGAGCAGTTGATTACGAAAAACGCAGCGTCCGGTGTGATTACGCAATCGCATCATCGCACTGGGGCAGGGGAATCACAACCAGAGCTGTTGCTCTCGCGCTACACTACGCGTTCTGTGAACTCGACATGGAGATCGTCCATTCGGCTTGCCTGAAGCGCAATCCGGCGTCTGCTCGTGTTCTGGAGAAGAATGGGTTTCAGGAGATGGATGGGTTTATCTATAACAGTTCCAAGTTCGAGAACGAACCCGCACGGCGGTTTCAACTGACCCGGCAGGCATGGAGAAAACAGAATGTCTGA
- a CDS encoding TatD family hydrolase produces the protein MLVDSHAHLMFPQFRKDLDDLLARARAAGVGQIVNVGTNLDTSRAAIALAEVRDDVYASAGFHPSDSAKADEAALKKLPALLKHHRVVAVGETGLDFYRDYAPREVQERAFRAHIRLAREMGLPLIIHSRGAETRVLDVLEEGGGSEVGGVMHCFGGDVAEARRAVDLNFYLGFGGIVTFKNSGALKVALDVPAERLLLETDCPFLAPAPKRGKRNEPAYVRYVAECLADAGWGETGDVCRQTTQNAQTLFGLIS, from the coding sequence ATGCTTGTCGATTCACACGCGCATTTGATGTTTCCACAGTTCAGAAAGGATCTGGACGATTTGCTCGCCCGGGCGCGTGCCGCGGGGGTGGGGCAGATTGTGAATGTGGGGACAAATTTGGATACGAGTCGCGCGGCTATTGCCCTTGCTGAGGTAAGGGATGATGTATATGCTTCGGCGGGGTTTCATCCGTCGGATTCTGCAAAGGCGGATGAAGCGGCTTTGAAAAAGTTGCCTGCGCTTTTGAAGCATCACAGGGTTGTTGCAGTTGGCGAGACGGGGCTGGATTTTTATCGCGATTACGCGCCGCGCGAGGTTCAGGAACGGGCGTTTCGGGCGCATATTCGCCTGGCGAGAGAGATGGGCCTGCCGCTGATTATTCACAGTCGGGGTGCCGAGACGCGGGTGTTAGATGTGTTGGAGGAGGGAGGTGGATCGGAGGTGGGTGGTGTGATGCATTGTTTTGGCGGGGATGTCGCAGAAGCTCGTCGTGCGGTTGATCTCAATTTTTATCTGGGTTTTGGTGGTATTGTTACTTTCAAAAATTCGGGTGCGCTGAAGGTCGCATTGGATGTGCCCGCTGAGCGGTTGCTTTTGGAAACAGATTGTCCGTTTCTGGCACCAGCGCCAAAGCGCGGCAAGCGCAATGAGCCGGCTTATGTGCGCTATGTGGCCGAGTGCCTGGCCGATGCTGGATGGGGGGAGACTGGAGATGTGTGTCGGCAGACGACGCAAAATGCTCAGACTTTGTTTGGGTTGATATCGTGA
- the rsmA gene encoding 16S rRNA (adenine(1518)-N(6)/adenine(1519)-N(6))-dimethyltransferase RsmA, which yields MKTKTRLGQHFLTDGASIERIVEAAQIEKEDLVVEIGPGRGALTGLLVGRAEQVVAIEIDEALCDLLSDRFGSRLKIVSDDVRQVNLPALVENEKREKAILVGNLPYHITGALIRQITDARRAWKRAVITVQREVGQRMIAQPGSKIYGVLSVVTQVRCVAKRLFDLSPAHFYPRPKVHSSVLMLDFEANSAYDIADERRLFGVVRAAFQQRRKMVRNALSGVVDDEILMEANIDGRARPETISIDGFERICRALAVR from the coding sequence GTGAAAACGAAGACGCGGCTGGGCCAGCATTTTCTCACAGATGGCGCATCTATCGAGCGAATCGTAGAGGCTGCACAGATTGAGAAAGAGGATCTGGTCGTAGAAATTGGTCCCGGGCGAGGCGCGTTGACGGGCCTTTTGGTTGGGCGGGCAGAACAGGTGGTCGCTATTGAGATTGATGAGGCGTTGTGTGATCTGCTTTCCGATCGATTTGGTTCGCGGTTAAAAATTGTATCAGATGATGTGCGGCAGGTCAATTTGCCCGCGCTTGTTGAAAATGAAAAACGAGAAAAAGCGATTCTGGTGGGCAATTTGCCCTATCATATTACGGGCGCGCTCATCAGGCAAATTACGGATGCTCGAAGGGCTTGGAAACGCGCTGTGATTACGGTGCAGCGCGAGGTGGGACAACGCATGATCGCACAGCCGGGTAGTAAAATATATGGCGTGTTGTCGGTTGTTACACAGGTGCGGTGTGTTGCAAAACGGTTGTTTGATCTGTCTCCTGCGCATTTTTATCCGCGCCCCAAAGTGCATTCTTCTGTGTTGATGCTGGATTTTGAAGCAAATTCTGCTTATGATATTGCAGATGAAAGGCGTTTGTTTGGCGTGGTGCGCGCCGCATTTCAGCAGCGGAGGAAGATGGTGCGCAATGCATTATCTGGTGTGGTAGATGATGAGATTTTGATGGAAGCGAATATCGATGGTCGCGCGCGTCCCGAAACCATATCGATCGATGGATTTGAACGGATTTGCCGCGCATTGGCTGTGCGATAG
- a CDS encoding branched-chain amino acid transaminase: protein MPIPKSDKIWFNGNFVGWDDAQIHVLSHVVHYGSSVFEGIRCYHTERGPACFRLRDHVKRLYDSAKIYRMEIPYTQDELETAILETIRINNLQACYVRPVVFRGFGELAVNPMPCPVEVVVAVWEWGKYLGPEALEKGVSVRFASWNRLAPNTMPSLAKVAANYMNAQLIKMEAMADGYAEGIALDTQGYVSEGSGENIFMAKNGQIYTPSTESSILPGITRHSVITLARDLGHTVTTRPIPRESLYIADEVFFTGSAAEITPITAIDHISIGCGSRGEITKKLQDAFFAVVEGRAEDERGWLTYV from the coding sequence ATGCCCATTCCAAAGTCAGACAAGATCTGGTTTAATGGGAATTTTGTGGGTTGGGACGATGCCCAAATTCACGTGCTGTCCCATGTGGTGCATTACGGTTCGAGTGTTTTTGAGGGGATACGGTGTTATCATACCGAAAGGGGGCCGGCCTGTTTCAGGCTGAGAGATCATGTGAAAAGGCTTTACGATTCGGCCAAAATTTATCGCATGGAAATTCCCTATACACAAGATGAACTGGAAACGGCCATTTTGGAGACGATTCGCATTAATAACTTGCAGGCGTGTTATGTCAGGCCCGTGGTTTTTCGGGGTTTTGGCGAATTGGCGGTCAATCCAATGCCATGCCCGGTTGAGGTGGTGGTCGCGGTGTGGGAATGGGGCAAGTACCTGGGCCCAGAGGCTCTGGAGAAAGGCGTGTCGGTTCGGTTTGCGTCGTGGAATCGCCTGGCGCCCAATACCATGCCTTCGCTGGCCAAGGTGGCGGCAAATTACATGAACGCACAACTCATCAAGATGGAGGCGATGGCCGATGGATATGCCGAGGGTATTGCCCTGGATACACAGGGTTATGTGAGCGAAGGCAGCGGCGAGAATATTTTTATGGCGAAGAATGGACAGATTTACACGCCTTCTACCGAGTCGTCTATTTTACCCGGTATTACGCGACATTCGGTTATTACACTTGCCCGAGATTTGGGACATACGGTGACGACGCGGCCGATTCCAAGAGAGTCCCTGTACATTGCTGATGAGGTATTTTTTACGGGTAGTGCGGCAGAGATCACGCCGATCACGGCTATTGATCATATCAGTATTGGCTGTGGTTCTCGGGGCGAAATCACGAAGAAACTACAGGATGCCTTTTTTGCCGTTGTGGAAGGTCGTGCGGAAGATGAGCGCGGCTGGTTGACGTATGTTTAA
- the proC gene encoding pyrroline-5-carboxylate reductase has translation MKNKKIAVIGAGNMGGALMAGWIRSGEIAPENITAVDLVAEVLDQRRRELGVQVAADAREVVGHQDIVVLGVKPQFWKQTVVGFRDLLHGDQVIISFMAGVRIAALEAELGALPVIRVMPNVLAQVGAAGSGVCAGAHVGEDHLSLALSLFSAVGAAVVVSESQMDAVTGLAGSGPAYVYAVIDALADGGVRSGLSKDMALTLATQTVLGAARMVAESGEHPAILKDQVTSAGGTTIAGLHALEQGGLRAALMDAVLAATERSSALGE, from the coding sequence ATGAAAAATAAAAAAATCGCTGTTATTGGTGCAGGCAATATGGGGGGCGCGCTGATGGCCGGTTGGATTCGGTCGGGAGAGATCGCGCCTGAAAATATCACGGCGGTGGATCTGGTTGCTGAGGTATTGGATCAGAGAAGGCGCGAGTTGGGTGTCCAGGTTGCGGCAGATGCGCGCGAAGTGGTGGGCCATCAGGATATTGTGGTGTTGGGCGTGAAGCCCCAGTTCTGGAAGCAGACCGTTGTGGGCTTTCGGGATTTGTTGCACGGTGATCAGGTGATTATTTCCTTTATGGCGGGTGTGCGTATTGCGGCATTGGAAGCGGAATTGGGTGCGCTGCCCGTTATTCGCGTGATGCCCAATGTGCTGGCGCAGGTCGGTGCTGCAGGTTCGGGAGTGTGTGCTGGCGCACATGTGGGTGAGGATCATCTGAGTCTGGCACTGTCTCTGTTCAGCGCGGTTGGTGCAGCGGTCGTTGTTTCAGAATCACAGATGGATGCGGTGACTGGACTCGCGGGCAGTGGGCCTGCATATGTGTACGCGGTAATTGATGCGCTGGCAGATGGCGGGGTGCGGTCTGGTTTGTCAAAAGATATGGCGTTGACTCTGGCGACTCAGACTGTGCTTGGGGCTGCGCGTATGGTTGCCGAGAGCGGCGAACATCCGGCAATTTTGAAAGATCAGGTGACGTCGGCGGGCGGAACGACTATTGCGGGTTTGCACGCGCTGGAACAGGGCGGTTTGCGCGCGGCTTTGATGGATGCTGTTTTGGCTGCTACAGAGCGATCGAGTGCTTTGGGGGAATGA
- the hisH gene encoding imidazole glycerol phosphate synthase subunit HisH — protein MIAVVDYGMGNLRSVQKAFEHVGAGAVIVDRPEDIDAAERVVLPGVGAFGDAMNNLKTAGLIAPIVRAISEGRPFLGICLGLQLMFAESEEMGQHRGLGILPGKVKRFPEGQRVPQIGWNEVRIQRETALLDGVPDRSYFYFVHSFFVASERDEDVVGVTDYGIDYASIAGSGRAFGVQFHPEKSQDAGLKILKNFAEKV, from the coding sequence ATGATTGCGGTTGTGGATTATGGGATGGGGAATTTGCGAAGTGTTCAAAAGGCGTTTGAACACGTTGGGGCAGGGGCTGTGATTGTCGATAGACCTGAGGATATTGATGCCGCCGAGCGCGTTGTGCTTCCCGGTGTTGGAGCATTTGGCGATGCGATGAACAATCTGAAAACAGCGGGATTGATTGCGCCCATTGTAAGAGCTATTTCAGAAGGCCGACCTTTTTTGGGTATTTGTCTGGGGTTGCAATTGATGTTTGCCGAGAGTGAAGAAATGGGGCAGCACAGGGGATTGGGCATTTTGCCGGGGAAAGTGAAGCGTTTTCCCGAAGGGCAGCGCGTTCCGCAAATTGGGTGGAATGAGGTGCGAATTCAGCGCGAGACAGCACTTTTAGATGGCGTGCCCGATAGGTCTTATTTTTATTTTGTTCATTCTTTTTTTGTGGCGTCTGAGCGCGATGAAGATGTGGTGGGGGTGACGGATTATGGGATTGATTATGCGTCAATTGCCGGAAGTGGTCGGGCTTTTGGCGTGCAGTTTCACCCTGAGAAAAGTCAGGATGCTGGCTTAAAAATTTTAAAGAATTTTGCGGAGAAGGTATAG
- the hisF gene encoding imidazole glycerol phosphate synthase subunit HisF, with amino-acid sequence MLARRIIPCLDVKNGRNVRGVKFSADKDAGDPIELAKRYDAEGADELVFYDITASAEKRDIVGKLVRRVSEEVFIPFTVGGGVRTYQDIRTIIEGGAEKASINSAAIHTPEIITRGAESFGSQAIVGSIDAIRQPNLDQIEDVQWEVVINGGRTYTGRDALEWAEELVDRGAGELVLNSIDADGTKDGYDIELNSMVAERVDVPIVASGGAGGPEDMYEVLSEGKASAALAASIFHYSQYSIAEVKTYLAERGVPVRPKIEIDLT; translated from the coding sequence ATGCTGGCCAGGCGAATTATTCCGTGTTTGGATGTGAAAAACGGTCGCAATGTGCGCGGGGTCAAATTTTCAGCCGATAAGGATGCCGGCGACCCTATTGAACTCGCGAAACGCTATGATGCAGAAGGTGCCGATGAACTGGTTTTTTACGATATTACGGCGTCGGCGGAGAAGCGCGATATTGTCGGCAAACTCGTGCGGCGCGTGTCCGAAGAGGTGTTTATTCCCTTTACGGTTGGCGGAGGCGTTCGCACGTATCAGGACATTCGCACAATTATCGAAGGGGGCGCGGAAAAAGCATCGATCAATTCGGCTGCCATACACACGCCTGAAATTATTACGCGGGGGGCTGAAAGTTTTGGATCGCAGGCAATTGTGGGGTCAATTGACGCAATTCGACAGCCGAATCTCGATCAAATAGAGGATGTGCAGTGGGAAGTGGTTATCAATGGCGGGCGCACATATACTGGGCGAGATGCCCTCGAATGGGCTGAGGAACTGGTGGACCGGGGTGCGGGGGAACTGGTTTTGAACAGCATTGATGCAGACGGTACAAAAGATGGATACGATATTGAGTTGAACAGCATGGTTGCCGAGCGCGTGGATGTACCGATTGTAGCATCTGGTGGCGCTGGCGGGCCAGAGGATATGTACGAAGTGTTGTCCGAAGGCAAGGCGAGTGCGGCATTGGCGGCGTCGATTTTTCACTACAGTCAATACAGTATTGCGGAAGTCAAAACCTATCTCGCAGAACGCGGGGTGCCAGTGCGTCCCAAAATCGAAATTGATTTGACATGA
- the proB gene encoding glutamate 5-kinase: MNGLNRRINRRALFANVRRMVVKLGTRVVTAHGNTLNLAVIDRLAADVADLRDRGLQVAIVTSGAVGAGMGRLGVAERPRRLADLQATAAVGQGLVMDAYKRAFEAHGVLVGQVLLTSDDLDNRTRYVNARNTLDQLFRYGVVPVVNENDSVAVEELQLSVGENDRLSAMVSHLVDADLLMLLTDVDGLFLSDPAKDPNAQLVRSVYGMPEELYATVGSSGSALGRGGMRTKLRAAEAVMQGGQMAVIANGCTSGLREILDGADCGTLFVADNRSLNSRDLWLAHSRKRGGVVVDDGAVVALSDGGKSLLPSGIIRVIGDFEVGELIGVESEQRVEIARGLTRFDADDVRRIRGKKTPEVAEILGINNGAVVIHRDDMVVLNRK; the protein is encoded by the coding sequence ATGAATGGGCTGAATAGACGGATAAATCGCAGAGCTTTGTTTGCCAATGTGCGTCGGATGGTGGTAAAATTGGGCACGCGGGTGGTGACGGCACATGGCAACACACTGAATCTCGCGGTGATCGACCGCCTGGCCGCCGATGTGGCGGATTTGAGAGATCGCGGTTTACAGGTGGCAATTGTGACATCCGGAGCCGTTGGCGCCGGTATGGGGCGATTGGGGGTGGCGGAGCGGCCGAGACGTTTGGCCGATTTGCAAGCTACGGCCGCGGTGGGGCAGGGATTGGTGATGGATGCGTACAAACGGGCATTTGAGGCACACGGCGTTCTGGTGGGGCAGGTGCTGTTGACATCAGATGATCTGGACAATCGCACGCGGTATGTGAATGCACGCAATACATTAGATCAATTATTTCGGTATGGTGTTGTGCCGGTTGTCAATGAGAACGACAGTGTGGCGGTGGAAGAATTGCAATTGTCTGTGGGCGAAAATGACCGCCTGTCCGCAATGGTGTCGCATCTGGTGGATGCGGACCTGCTGATGTTGCTGACCGATGTCGATGGGTTGTTTTTAAGTGATCCCGCAAAAGACCCAAACGCGCAACTGGTTCGGTCTGTGTACGGGATGCCCGAAGAACTCTACGCAACTGTGGGGTCTTCGGGGAGTGCGCTGGGACGCGGGGGAATGCGCACAAAGCTCAGGGCGGCGGAGGCCGTGATGCAAGGTGGGCAGATGGCAGTGATTGCAAATGGATGTACAAGCGGTTTGCGCGAAATTTTGGATGGGGCAGATTGTGGTACGTTATTTGTAGCGGATAATCGCAGTTTGAACAGTAGAGATTTGTGGTTGGCGCATTCCCGAAAGCGAGGGGGTGTGGTTGTAGATGATGGTGCAGTAGTAGCTTTGAGCGATGGAGGCAAAAGTTTGTTGCCTTCGGGTATTATTCGCGTTATTGGCGATTTTGAAGTTGGTGAGCTCATTGGCGTTGAATCAGAACAACGCGTTGAGATCGCGCGCGGTTTAACCCGATTTGACGCCGATGATGTGCGACGTATTCGCGGGAAAAAAACGCCAGAAGTTGCAGAAATTCTCGGGATCAACAATGGGGCGGTAGTTATCCATCGGGATGATATGGTGGTGTTAAATCGGAAGTAG
- a CDS encoding septum formation initiator family protein, with protein sequence MRSFYRGQSTVLPENSPMIPGSARRRLNRFLIFAPVVLSLYLFFAGDSGIFQLIMRKQQIAALEREIETIRQQNAMLEREAKLLENNLDEIERIARERYGMVYPNESIYMVYPNPPTVLESP encoded by the coding sequence ATGCGCTCATTTTATCGGGGACAAAGTACGGTGTTGCCGGAAAACAGCCCGATGATACCGGGAAGTGCAAGGCGACGCCTGAATAGATTTTTGATATTTGCGCCCGTGGTGCTTTCGCTTTATTTGTTTTTTGCAGGAGATAGTGGGATTTTTCAACTCATAATGCGCAAGCAGCAAATTGCCGCATTAGAACGGGAAATTGAAACTATTCGCCAGCAGAATGCGATGCTGGAACGCGAGGCGAAATTGCTGGAAAACAATTTGGATGAAATTGAGCGCATTGCTCGAGAGCGCTATGGCATGGTGTATCCCAATGAATCGATTTATATGGTCTATCCCAATCCCCCAACAGTATTGGAGTCGCCGTGA
- the recO gene encoding DNA repair protein RecO, translated as MICHTDGLVLRGFRMSESSKVVVLFSRDYGKLRLVAKGARRPKSKFGASLEPMTWGHYVFYRQDNRELQILSEGDIAHAFESVKQHYGRMAAGSAICEFLDYVTEDEDRNPLLFSIALEAMQWVGSIAEIALDVPVWYFQIRAAGAVGYRPHMSGCVKCGARLQGHRLGFSPGLGGTLCGNHAGEGMRVQFETINFMAHLQVGRPDRIDLSLLRGVNRAEVTRILRAFFDQHIESRYRPKALDFFERLRAAEPAMPYRAGIQDL; from the coding sequence GTGATTTGCCATACAGATGGGTTGGTGTTGCGCGGTTTTCGCATGAGTGAAAGCAGCAAGGTTGTGGTGCTGTTTTCTCGCGATTACGGCAAGTTGCGTCTGGTAGCCAAAGGAGCGCGACGCCCCAAAAGCAAATTTGGCGCAAGTCTTGAACCCATGACATGGGGGCATTATGTTTTTTATCGGCAAGATAATCGAGAGTTGCAAATATTGAGCGAAGGCGATATTGCACACGCTTTTGAATCGGTAAAACAACACTATGGTCGGATGGCAGCTGGAAGCGCGATATGCGAATTTCTGGATTATGTGACAGAGGATGAAGATCGCAACCCACTTTTGTTTAGTATTGCACTTGAAGCGATGCAATGGGTGGGGAGTATCGCTGAAATAGCGCTGGATGTACCGGTGTGGTATTTCCAGATTCGCGCTGCGGGTGCGGTGGGATATCGCCCCCATATGAGCGGGTGTGTTAAATGCGGTGCTCGGCTCCAGGGGCACCGTCTGGGATTTAGCCCCGGTCTGGGCGGTACACTGTGTGGCAATCACGCAGGGGAGGGCATGCGCGTGCAGTTCGAGACGATAAATTTTATGGCACATCTACAGGTGGGACGTCCCGATCGCATTGATCTTTCCCTCTTGCGGGGTGTAAACCGCGCAGAGGTGACGCGAATATTGCGCGCTTTTTTTGATCAACACATCGAATCGCGCTATCGCCCAAAGGCACTGGATTTTTTTGAACGCTTAAGGGCAGCAGAACCCGCAATGCCCTATCGCGCAGGGATACAGGATTTGTGA
- a CDS encoding cyclic nucleotide-binding domain-containing protein, whose translation MNRFLQRWLEREKPLFPELRAIPLFRELNRRELQAVVQLIEIRKYSTGDIIFKQGAPGDGVYVVLRGCVEVIQKDGEDGENMLLAQSESGSFFGEIALLEDVPRTAAAVATKDTRLALFPRDALHQLAGQRPHLGAKIAIQLSRIVAERLRQTNHSLQVARDELATKQKEDGEDAS comes from the coding sequence ATGAATCGATTTCTACAGCGATGGTTGGAGCGCGAAAAGCCGCTATTTCCCGAATTGCGCGCTATTCCACTGTTTCGGGAACTGAATCGCCGAGAGTTGCAGGCGGTGGTGCAACTTATAGAGATTCGCAAGTATTCAACAGGCGATATTATTTTTAAACAGGGTGCCCCAGGAGACGGCGTTTACGTAGTGTTAAGAGGGTGTGTAGAGGTGATTCAGAAGGATGGTGAAGACGGTGAGAACATGCTACTTGCCCAATCTGAATCCGGTTCCTTTTTTGGTGAAATAGCACTTTTGGAAGATGTGCCGAGAACAGCAGCAGCCGTGGCGACAAAAGATACCAGACTGGCACTTTTCCCGCGAGATGCACTGCACCAGTTGGCGGGACAACGACCGCATTTGGGGGCAAAAATTGCCATTCAACTTTCGCGGATTGTCGCGGAGCGATTGCGACAAACCAATCACAGTTTGCAGGTTGCCCGAGATGAGCTGGCGACAAAACAAAAAGAAGACGGAGAAGACGCGTCATGA